A segment of the Streptomyces sp. P9-A2 genome:
GCACCGCTGTGCGTCTTGTTCTTCGGCATGGCGCCGTTATCTCCTCGTCGGTGGCGCTCCGGTGCCCGGTCACGAAAACCGGGCACGGTGGAGCGTCGTACTTGTTTCGGTTATGTCCTGAGGGCCGGCGGGCCCCGAGGTCATGCGGTCACACGTCGGCGGGAGCCTCGGCCTGGGCTTCGGCCGGTGCTTCGGCCGGTGCTTCGGCCGGTGCTTCGGCGTCCGCCGACTCCTCGGACTCCGCGGCGTTCTGCGAGCGGCCGGGGTGGGCCTTCGCGTCCGCCTTGCGGGCTTCCTGCGCCTGGCGGGCCTCGGCCATCGCCTCGGTCTTCTTCTTGTGCGGACCGAGAACCATGATCATGTTCCGGCCGTCCTGCTTCGGGTTCGACTCGATGAACCCGAGGTCCTGGACGTCCTCCGCGAGCCGCTGCAGCAGCCGGTAGCCCAGCTCGGGCCGGGACTGCTCGCGACCACGGAACATGATCGTGATCTTGACCTTGTCGCCCTGCTTGAGGAACCGGACGACGTGACCCTTTTTGGTGTCGTAGTCGTGCGGGTCGATCTTCGGCCGGAGCTTCATTTCCTTGATGACCGTGTGCGCCTGGTTCTTGCGCGCCTCACGGGCCTTCATGGCCGACTCGTACTTGAACTTCCCGTAGTCCATGAGCTTGCACACGGGCGGGCGGGCAGTCTCCGCGA
Coding sequences within it:
- the infC gene encoding translation initiation factor IF-3 is translated as MSAEPRINDRIRVPEVRLVGPSGEQVGIVPLAKALELAQEYDLDLVEVAETARPPVCKLMDYGKFKYESAMKAREARKNQAHTVIKEMKLRPKIDPHDYDTKKGHVVRFLKQGDKVKITIMFRGREQSRPELGYRLLQRLAEDVQDLGFIESNPKQDGRNMIMVLGPHKKKTEAMAEARQAQEARKADAKAHPGRSQNAAESEESADAEAPAEAPAEAPAEAQAEAPADV